The following are encoded in a window of Rosa chinensis cultivar Old Blush chromosome 4, RchiOBHm-V2, whole genome shotgun sequence genomic DNA:
- the LOC112196429 gene encoding LOW QUALITY PROTEIN: pentatricopeptide repeat-containing protein At3g23020-like (The sequence of the model RefSeq protein was modified relative to this genomic sequence to represent the inferred CDS: inserted 1 base in 1 codon; deleted 2 bases in 1 codon), giving the protein MLTKLQKNQRNFHFCDKRCLPILGSTRTSPNIGLPPLEKLELITRDRKQRVLHGGGFKKGFDEVRRPKHSNGGSVVVHEVGLKKRGFGKNPDEEKGLETLGDGGFVERKDFGVELRLGGGNGGVKKVQTMCSTKWLSYGGCIPAMLTALEEVEDLDEALKPWGETLSNINKERSIILKEQRSWERALEIFGWFKKKRCYELHVIHYNIVLRILGKAMKWSHLRSLWDEMNVERIAPINSTYGTLIDVYSKGGFEKEALIWLQRMTKQGMKPDEVTMAIVLHLYKKAGEYRKAEEFFEKWSESSLHCHGSLSSHTYNTLIDTRGKAGQLKEASEIFASMLREGIAPTTVTFNTMIHICSNHGQLAEVASLMQKMEEVRCPPDTRTYNILISLHARHDNIDTAINYFAKMKVACLEPDPVSYRTLLYAYSVRHMVSKAEELISKMDERGLEIDEFTHLALTRMYIEAGMLEKSWVWFLRFHLSGKMGSDCYSANIDAYGERGHILEAEKVFNCCREVKKLSVLEFNVKIKAYGVGKHYSRACQLFDSMENHDVIPDRCSYSSLIQILASGDMPHTEMPYLKKMQDSGLVRDCIPYCAVISSFAKLGQLERAEDVYKQMVGFNVQPDVIVFGVLINAFAEVGHVKEALGYADAMKKADFPGNTVVYNTLIKLYTKVGLLKEAEETYKLLESSEDGPAIYASNCMIDLYSERCMVKPAEELFDRLKRRGXANEFTFAMMLCMYKRIGRFEDAIQIAKQMRELQLLNDLLSYNNVIGLYATYGRFKEMVGTFKEMTKAAVQPDDCTFKSLGLVLLKSGLSKQAVGKLEVSVKKDSGTGLQAWMSALSAVVRVNESSYM; this is encoded by the exons ATGCTTACGAAGCTCCAGAAAAATCAaaggaatttccatttctgTGATAAACGATGCTTACCCATTTTGGGTTCCACAAGGACCTCACCCAACATAGGACTCCCTCCACTGGAGAAACTAGAACTCATAACCAGAGATAGGAAGCAGAGAGTGCTTCACGGAGGAGGGTTCAAGAAGGGTTTTGACGAAGTTCGTAGACCCAAGcacagtaatggtggcagtgttgTTGTTCATGAAGTTGGGTTGAAGAAGCGTGGTTTTGGGAAGAACCCAGATGAGGAAAAGGGATTAGAGACTCTGGGTGATGGTGGGTTTGTGGAAAGAAAGGATTTTGGGGTTGAATTGAGGTTGGGGGGTGGGAATGGTGGGGTGAAGAAAGTGCAGACCATGTGTTCGACGAAATGGCTGAGTTACGGTGGGTGCATTCCGGCAATGTTGACGGCGTTGGAGGAAGTTGAGGACTTGGATGAGGCTCTAAAGCCGTGGGGAGAGACGCTTAGTAACATT AACAAGGAAAGGAGCATAATTTTGAAGGAGCAGAGGAGTTGGGAAAGGGCTTTGGAGATTTTCGGGTGGTTTAAGAAGAAGAGGTGTTATGAGTTGCATGTGATTCACTATAATATAGTGCTTAGGATTCTTGGGAAGGCGATGAAGTGGAGTCATCTAAGGAGTCTTTGGGATGAGATGAATGTGGAAAGAATAGCACCTATTAACTCAACTTATGGGACTTTGATTGATGTTTATAGTAAAGGTGGGTTTGAAAAGGAAGCGCTTATATGGCTGCAGAGGATGACCAAGCAAGGAATGAAACCTGATGAGGTTACTATGGCCATTGTGCTGCATTTGTACAAGAAAGCAGGGGAGTACCGAAAGGCTGAGGAGTTTTTCGAGAAATGGTCAGAGAGCTCGTTGCATTGTCATGGTTCTTTGAGCTCGCATACGTATAACACATTGATTGACACGCGTGGAAAGGCTGGCCAGCTTAAAGAAGCGTCGGAAATATTTGCATCGATGCTGAGGGAAGGGATTGCTCCAACTACGGTGACTTTTAATACAATGATTCACATTTGCAGTAATCATGGTCAGCTTGCAGAAGTTGCTTCGCTTATGCAGAAGATGGAAGAGGTTCGATGCCCACCAGACACGAGAACATATAATATTCTGATTTCCCTCCATGCTAGGCATGATAATATAGACACAGCTATAAACTACTTCGCAAAGATGAAGGTGGCTTGCCTTGAACCAGACCCTGTGAGTTATCGCACCCTTTTGTATGCATACTCTGTAAGGCACATGGTTAGCAAAGCTGAAGAGCTCATATCAAAGATGGATGAAAGGGGGCTTGAGATTGATGAGTTCACTCATTTGGCTCTGACTAGGATGTATATAGAAGCGGGGATGCTTGAGAAGTCTTGGGTTTGGTTCTTGAGATTTCATCTCTCAGGGAAAATGGGATCTGATTGCTATTCTGCCAACATTGATGCATATGGAGAGCGTGGGCATATTTTGGAAGCTGAGAAAGTTTTCAATTGCTGCCGAGAAGTGAAGAAGTTGAGTGTCCTTGAGTTCAACGTGAAGATCAAAGCATATGGGGTTGGTAAACATTACAGTAGAGCTTGCCAGTTGTTTGATAGCATGGAGAATCATGATGTAATTCCGGACAGGTGTAGCTATAGTTCTCTGATACAAATTTTGGCTAGTGGTGATATGCCACATACTGAAATGCCTTATCTAAAGAAGATGCAGGATTCAGGGTTGGTACGTGATTGCATCCCCTATTGTGCTGTGATATCAAGCTTTGCAAAATTAGGTCAATTGGAAAGGGCAGAGGATGTTTATAAACagatggttggattcaatgtgCAGCCTGATGTAATTGTCTTTGGGGTGTTGATAAATGCTTTTGCTGAAGTTGGACATGTTAAAGAGGCTCTCGGTTATGCTGATGCAATGAAAAAGGCCGATTTCCCCGGGAACACAGTTGTTTACAATACCTTGATCAAGCTTTATACAAAAGTAGGCCTTTTGAAAGAAGCAGAAGAAACATACAAACTTCTTGAATCATCAGAGGATGGTCCAGCTATATATGCATCAAATTGTATGATTGATCTTTATAGTGAGCGATGTATGGTTAAACCAGCAGAAGAACTGTTTGACAGGTTGAAGAGAAGGG ATGCAAATGAGTTTACATTTGCAATGATGTTGTGCATGTATAAGAGAATTGGGAGGTTTGAGGACGCCATTCAGATTGCAAAGCAGATGAGGGAACTGCAACTTTTAAATGATCTGCTGAGTTATAATAATGTTATTGGGTTGTATGCGACATATGGAAGATTCAAAGAGATGGTGGGAACTTTCAAGGAAATGACAAAAGCTGCCGTTCAGCCTGATGACTGCACATTCAAATCACTGGGACTTGTTTTGTTGAAATCTGGACTTTCGAAGCAGGCTGTGGGAAAGCTGGAAGTCTCAGTTAAGAAGGATTCGGGGACTGGTTTGCAGGCTTGGATGTCAGCCCTCTCTGCTGTTGTTAGAGTGAATGAAAGTAGTTATATGTAG